A window of the Vallitalea okinawensis genome harbors these coding sequences:
- a CDS encoding DUF6715 family protein, translating into MRKAIAITVLILLGVLLFWYTGSKMSENAQNKPPSEFEALMGYDFENEYPTTIDEVMVVYNEMMEYTYGPKEDMDLETFYAEQLPKIIQLQRKLYDEELLLYNPYEVQVEKLKKELEDYDMKEIYIIDSKIMHPEYLPSKDEEDREMAKVRIVYYTTVSQNIYMEFGLRKTDKQWKIVGFKQIEMFKIAEE; encoded by the coding sequence ATGAGGAAAGCGATTGCTATAACAGTTTTGATATTACTAGGTGTTTTATTATTCTGGTACACCGGCTCTAAGATGAGTGAGAATGCTCAGAATAAGCCACCAAGCGAATTCGAAGCCTTGATGGGTTATGACTTTGAAAATGAATATCCTACAACCATAGATGAAGTAATGGTTGTTTATAATGAAATGATGGAATATACTTATGGTCCCAAAGAAGATATGGATCTAGAAACCTTTTATGCAGAACAGTTACCTAAGATCATACAATTACAAAGAAAGCTATACGATGAGGAATTATTACTTTATAATCCTTATGAAGTGCAGGTTGAGAAATTAAAAAAGGAACTAGAAGATTATGATATGAAAGAAATCTATATCATTGATAGTAAAATCATGCATCCTGAGTACTTACCATCTAAGGATGAGGAAGATAGAGAAATGGCTAAGGTAAGAATTGTTTATTATACAACAGTTTCACAAAATATTTATATGGAATTTGGGTTAAGAAAAACAGATAAGCAGTGGAAAATAGTTGGATTTAAGCAGATTGAAATGTTTAAAATAGCGGAGGAATAG
- the tsaD gene encoding tRNA (adenosine(37)-N6)-threonylcarbamoyltransferase complex transferase subunit TsaD, with translation MNILAIESSCDETSAAVVKDGTKVLSNIISSQIELHKLFGGVVPEIASRKHIEKINPVIDEALTEADMTFEDIDAIAVTYGPGLVGALLVGLAEAKALAYALKKPLIGVHHIEGHISANYIENPEFKPPYICLVVSGGHTHLVYVKDYGEYEIMGKTRDDAAGEAFDKVARAIGLGYPGGPKIDKLSKEGKASINFPRAQVEAYDFSFSGLKSAVLNYLNQCKMKDEEMIEADIAASFQEAVIDVLVTKTIKAAKEKGVQQVAIAGGVAANSGLREAMQKACDDHQITFQYPSHVLCTDNAAMIGAAAYYDYQKGIVHDMTLNAVPNLKLGDK, from the coding sequence ATGAACATACTTGCAATTGAGTCATCTTGTGATGAGACATCAGCAGCTGTGGTGAAAGATGGTACTAAAGTATTATCCAATATTATTTCATCTCAGATTGAGCTGCATAAATTATTTGGTGGCGTTGTGCCAGAGATTGCTTCTAGAAAACATATTGAAAAAATAAATCCTGTTATTGATGAAGCGTTAACGGAAGCAGATATGACCTTTGAAGATATTGATGCAATAGCAGTTACTTATGGACCTGGATTAGTAGGAGCATTGTTAGTTGGGTTAGCAGAAGCTAAGGCATTGGCTTATGCATTGAAAAAGCCTCTCATCGGTGTGCATCATATCGAGGGACATATATCAGCTAATTATATTGAGAATCCAGAATTTAAACCGCCATATATATGCCTTGTTGTATCGGGTGGGCATACACATCTTGTTTATGTAAAAGACTATGGTGAATATGAGATCATGGGTAAAACCAGAGACGACGCTGCTGGAGAAGCATTTGATAAGGTAGCGAGAGCAATTGGTCTTGGTTATCCTGGGGGTCCTAAAATTGATAAACTCTCAAAAGAGGGGAAGGCATCAATAAACTTTCCACGAGCTCAAGTTGAAGCCTATGATTTCAGTTTTAGTGGTCTCAAATCAGCAGTTCTTAACTATCTCAATCAGTGTAAAATGAAAGATGAGGAAATGATTGAGGCAGATATCGCTGCAAGTTTTCAAGAAGCTGTCATAGATGTTTTAGTCACAAAGACAATCAAAGCAGCAAAGGAAAAAGGCGTTCAACAAGTAGCCATCGCTGGTGGTGTTGCAGCTAATTCTGGTCTTCGTGAAGCGATGCAGAAAGCTTGCGATGATCATCAAATAACATTCCAGTACCCCTCTCATGTTTTGTGTACAGATAATGCTGCAATGATTGGGGCAGCTGCTTATTACGATTATCAAAAAGGTATTGTTCACGATATGACTTTAAATGCCGTACCTAATTTAAAATTAGGTGATAAATAA
- a CDS encoding ABC transporter permease, which produces MRVKQNASSLRMVKKKTTLSRIMEYKSVYLMMLPAIIGFAIFNYAPLYGIQLAFKEYWVMEGIAGSPWVGFENFIEIFQLEKFWEVMGNTLIISFEKLIFGFPMPIILALLLNEVYHNKFKKTIQTVVYLPHFVSWVIMYGVIYALLGSTGVVNSFFVNIGEEKINFLSNPDYFRPMVIISQIWKNAGWKSIIYLAALAGIDPSLYESATVDGANRWKKMWHITLPSILPTISTLLILDCGKLMTAGFDQILNLYNEAVYEVGDIVETYVYRIGVTKGQYESATAVNLFLNVINLFILVAVNKISKKVSGTGLY; this is translated from the coding sequence GTGAGAGTTAAACAAAACGCATCTTCATTACGAATGGTTAAGAAAAAGACAACATTGAGTCGTATCATGGAATACAAATCAGTGTATTTAATGATGTTACCTGCAATTATTGGCTTTGCAATATTCAATTATGCTCCTCTCTATGGGATTCAGTTAGCTTTTAAAGAATACTGGGTAATGGAAGGAATTGCAGGAAGTCCTTGGGTTGGTTTTGAGAACTTTATAGAAATCTTTCAACTAGAAAAGTTTTGGGAGGTTATGGGTAATACATTAATTATCAGTTTTGAAAAATTAATATTTGGTTTTCCAATGCCTATTATATTAGCATTATTACTAAATGAAGTCTATCATAATAAATTTAAAAAGACTATACAAACCGTTGTCTATTTACCTCATTTCGTTTCATGGGTCATCATGTATGGTGTTATTTATGCCTTATTAGGCAGTACAGGAGTTGTCAATTCTTTCTTCGTTAATATAGGGGAAGAAAAAATCAATTTCCTCTCTAATCCAGATTACTTTAGACCCATGGTAATAATCTCTCAAATCTGGAAGAATGCAGGATGGAAGTCGATCATTTATCTTGCAGCCTTAGCGGGAATTGATCCAAGCTTATATGAATCAGCAACTGTTGATGGTGCCAATCGATGGAAAAAAATGTGGCATATCACTTTACCTTCTATCTTGCCAACGATTTCAACATTATTAATTTTAGATTGTGGTAAGTTAATGACTGCTGGTTTTGATCAAATACTGAACCTCTATAATGAAGCAGTTTATGAAGTTGGAGATATTGTAGAAACTTATGTATACCGTATCGGGGTTACAAAAGGTCAATACGAGTCTGCAACTGCAGTCAATCTGTTCTTAAATGTTATCAATTTATTTATCTTAGTAGCAGTTAATAAAATATCCAAAAAAGTAAGTGGTACAGGTCTGTATTAA
- a CDS encoding glycoside hydrolase family protein, with the protein MNRYEMTCTEKTWGVNDGNKNLFLMQNKNNQIIGVKENNKPICFSRKKAIEVNDVLCMEFEAEGWLMTDRVKEIGEGFYQVRRSWCNQSQRDKNVNLFFDIVSSFEPAYYLIPGVSYNGNPWGNGNEPKGLTRDGQPLVFSFSRTGLPSATFSENNQYSLGIFATDEKRSMNSAGSLEKTADNKMMHRITWPEVEGPYTYCDRDQYTDALTNTLTLQSQEVYGVTVYISVGHVHEAYTGWTKAYDHALDIFKKDIKMPLSPQQIWELGISYAGDILYEDLGNDGLFRMGLLPEGKHYVKTEGAKKWDYRPHSKYEIGWCGQNGALSCALIKDYLLKGNKNSLEKGIKVLDTWQAHAVRENGLFYVDYNKSLDEVRKNNVADTCNLAWGAWQMMEAYNLAKEAGIDKPKWLDTAMKLCDFFLDNYNEEWFFGKSWDVTNGTPLDTGGTIGAFMIIALIKAYEMTNNPSYLKCATKAYRNYSERDLDQMVCTAGALDTCCVDKETCWPLLKTGIDLYEITKDEYYKNQSIKAGYYLLSWMYHYETVSEEKLDDEFNRYGYKTYGGTSVSAQHHHLDPWGALIALDWLRLAKLTGDERWRHRALATWQNAQHCLSNGTLEIHGLIRPKGSQNEAYFHTNWAFHTEGDNKHRINNWLVAWPTAFRLVTLMRLDDWEELE; encoded by the coding sequence ATGAATCGATATGAGATGACTTGTACAGAGAAGACTTGGGGCGTCAATGATGGCAACAAGAATCTATTTCTCATGCAGAATAAGAACAATCAAATCATAGGTGTCAAAGAAAATAATAAACCTATTTGCTTTAGTAGAAAAAAAGCTATTGAAGTAAATGACGTGTTGTGCATGGAATTTGAAGCTGAAGGATGGCTTATGACTGATAGAGTAAAAGAGATTGGAGAAGGTTTTTATCAAGTTAGACGATCATGGTGTAATCAGTCACAGAGAGATAAAAATGTGAATCTATTCTTTGACATAGTCTCATCCTTTGAACCTGCTTATTATTTGATTCCAGGGGTAAGTTATAACGGAAATCCATGGGGGAATGGTAATGAACCCAAAGGTTTAACGCGGGATGGACAACCGTTGGTATTCTCCTTTAGTCGAACAGGTTTGCCATCAGCCACATTCTCAGAAAACAATCAGTATTCACTAGGGATTTTTGCAACAGACGAAAAGAGGAGTATGAACTCCGCAGGTTCTCTTGAGAAAACTGCTGATAACAAAATGATGCATCGTATCACATGGCCGGAAGTAGAAGGACCTTATACATATTGTGATCGCGATCAGTATACAGATGCTTTAACCAATACCTTGACTTTACAATCTCAAGAAGTTTATGGAGTTACTGTATACATAAGTGTGGGTCATGTACATGAAGCTTATACAGGCTGGACAAAAGCTTATGATCATGCTTTAGATATATTTAAGAAAGATATAAAAATGCCTCTTTCTCCACAACAGATTTGGGAATTAGGTATAAGCTATGCTGGTGATATTTTATATGAAGATTTAGGAAATGATGGGCTCTTTCGGATGGGTTTACTTCCAGAAGGAAAGCATTATGTTAAAACAGAAGGAGCAAAGAAATGGGATTATCGTCCCCATAGCAAGTATGAAATCGGGTGGTGTGGTCAAAATGGAGCATTATCCTGTGCTCTAATTAAAGATTACTTATTAAAAGGGAATAAAAATTCTTTAGAAAAGGGAATAAAAGTTCTCGATACTTGGCAAGCGCATGCTGTTAGAGAAAACGGCTTATTCTATGTAGATTATAATAAGTCATTGGATGAAGTGAGAAAGAATAATGTAGCTGATACTTGCAACTTAGCTTGGGGAGCTTGGCAGATGATGGAGGCTTATAATCTAGCTAAAGAGGCAGGGATAGATAAGCCAAAATGGCTTGATACGGCAATGAAATTATGTGATTTCTTTTTGGATAACTATAATGAAGAATGGTTTTTCGGTAAGAGCTGGGATGTTACTAATGGTACACCGTTAGATACAGGAGGAACCATTGGTGCATTTATGATTATTGCCCTTATAAAGGCTTATGAGATGACTAATAATCCATCATATCTTAAATGTGCTACAAAAGCTTATAGGAACTATTCTGAACGTGATCTAGATCAAATGGTTTGTACGGCAGGTGCTTTAGATACATGCTGCGTTGATAAAGAGACTTGTTGGCCATTATTAAAGACAGGTATTGATCTTTATGAAATAACCAAAGATGAGTATTATAAGAACCAGTCAATAAAAGCTGGCTATTATTTATTGAGTTGGATGTATCATTACGAAACAGTATCAGAAGAAAAGCTAGATGATGAATTTAATCGATATGGCTATAAGACCTATGGTGGTACATCTGTTTCAGCACAACATCATCATCTTGATCCATGGGGAGCATTAATTGCTTTAGATTGGTTAAGACTTGCTAAGCTTACAGGTGATGAAAGGTGGCGTCATCGAGCATTAGCAACATGGCAAAATGCGCAGCATTGCTTATCTAATGGAACACTTGAAATACATGGATTGATTAGACCAAAAGGGTCTCAGAATGAAGCCTATTTTCATACCAATTGGGCTTTTCACACAGAAGGAGATAATAAGCATCGTATTAATAACTGGCTTGTTGCGTGGCCTACAGCTTTTAGGCTGGTTACATTAATGCGGTTGGATGATTGGGAAGAGTTAGAATAA
- a CDS encoding ribonuclease Z, with protein MFDISLLGTGGMMPLPGRWLTAMIGRYNGSSILIDCGEGTQITLRELGWSFKSIDYICFTHYHGDHIGGLPGLLLTIGNSDRREPLILIGPKGLSRVVKGLLLIAPDLPFRIEFIELENNKVNTLELGEIQLTAFPVDHGMPCLGYSMTVSRQPKFIPEQAKALGLPVQYWGQLQKGNSVEYDGKTYTSDMVLGSERKGLKVTYCTDTRPAKSITEHAKGADLFICEGMYGDDEKQENAKKYKHMTIYEAAELAKEAGVGELWLTHYSPALIYPEKYKDQVKKIFNPTYFGYDRKTKVLKFSDD; from the coding sequence ATGTTTGATATTTCACTACTAGGTACTGGTGGAATGATGCCGTTGCCAGGTAGATGGCTAACTGCAATGATTGGTCGTTATAATGGCAGCAGTATTTTAATTGACTGTGGAGAAGGTACACAAATTACTTTAAGGGAACTTGGATGGAGCTTTAAGTCCATTGATTATATATGCTTTACACATTATCACGGAGACCATATAGGTGGTTTACCAGGTTTATTGCTGACAATCGGTAACTCTGATAGAAGAGAGCCATTAATTTTAATTGGACCAAAAGGTTTAAGTCGAGTTGTTAAAGGTCTACTGTTGATTGCGCCTGATTTACCATTTAGAATTGAATTTATTGAGCTGGAAAATAATAAAGTTAATACCTTAGAATTAGGTGAAATTCAATTAACTGCTTTCCCAGTGGATCATGGAATGCCATGCTTAGGCTATAGTATGACCGTTAGTCGACAGCCCAAATTTATACCTGAGCAGGCAAAAGCCTTAGGATTACCTGTTCAATATTGGGGGCAGCTGCAAAAAGGTAATTCTGTAGAATATGATGGAAAAACCTATACATCTGATATGGTTCTTGGTTCAGAAAGAAAAGGTTTGAAGGTTACTTACTGTACGGATACGCGACCTGCAAAAAGTATTACTGAACATGCTAAAGGGGCAGACTTATTCATCTGTGAAGGCATGTATGGTGATGATGAGAAGCAGGAAAATGCTAAAAAATATAAGCACATGACTATCTATGAAGCAGCAGAATTAGCCAAAGAAGCTGGTGTCGGTGAATTATGGTTAACCCACTACAGTCCTGCTTTGATTTATCCAGAAAAGTATAAAGACCAAGTAAAGAAAATCTTTAATCCCACTTACTTTGGATATGACCGCAAAACTAAAGTTTTGAAGTTTTCTGACGATTAA